One Thermococcus kodakarensis KOD1 genomic window carries:
- the ppsA gene encoding phosphoenolpyruvate synthase, protein MSEYRFIKWFEELGKEDVPLVGGKGANLGELTKAGIPVPPGFCVTAEAYKYFVENVKLEDGKTLQEWIMEIISQTNVDDSKQLQENTAKIRQKIIELPMLPEIAEEIERAYKELSARFNKDAVYVAVRSSATAEDLPEASFAGQQETYLDVYGVDDVIDKVKKCWASLWTARATFYRAKQGFDHSKVYLSAVVQKMVNSEKSGVMFTANPVTNNRNEIMINASWGLGEAVVSGSVTPDEYIVEKGTWKIKEKFIAKKEVMVVRNPETGKGTVYVKVADYLGPEWVEKQVLTDEQIIEVAKMGAKIEEHYGWPQDIEWAYDKDDGKLYIVQSRPITTLKEETKAEEVEGTEEAEVILKGLGASPGIGAGRVVVIFDASEIDKVKEGDVLVTTMTNPDMVPAMKRASAIVTDEGGRTSHAAIVSRELGIPAVVGTKEATKKLKTGDYVTVDGTRGVVYKGIVKSLVEKKEEKAAGAAGGQVVVAGAPLITATKVKVNVSMPEVAERAAATGADGVGLLRAEHMILSIGQHPIKFIKEGKFDELVEKLADGIRTVAAAFYPRPVWYRTLDAPTNEFKEMPGGEDEPDERNPMLGWRGIRRGLDQPELLKAEFTAIKKVVEEGYNNIGVMLPLVGHPEQIRKAKEIARSVGLEPHKDVEWGIMIEVPAAALIIEDLIKEGIDFVSFGTNDLTQYTLAIDRDNDRIAHLYDETHPAVLKLIKHVIKVAKKHGVETSICGQAGSDPKMAKILVRLGIDSISANPDAVELIRKTVAQEEQKILLEAARKRLFEEEDELEF, encoded by the coding sequence ATGAGCGAATACAGGTTTATAAAGTGGTTTGAGGAGCTCGGCAAGGAAGATGTTCCCCTTGTCGGTGGAAAGGGTGCCAACCTTGGTGAACTCACCAAGGCCGGAATTCCGGTTCCGCCCGGATTCTGTGTGACTGCAGAGGCCTACAAGTACTTTGTCGAGAACGTTAAGCTTGAGGACGGTAAGACCCTCCAGGAGTGGATTATGGAGATCATCAGCCAGACCAACGTTGACGACTCCAAGCAGCTCCAGGAGAACACCGCCAAGATCAGGCAGAAGATCATCGAGCTTCCGATGCTCCCGGAGATAGCCGAGGAGATCGAGAGGGCTTACAAGGAGCTCAGCGCCCGCTTTAACAAGGATGCCGTTTACGTCGCCGTCCGTTCATCCGCTACCGCTGAGGACCTCCCGGAGGCTTCCTTCGCCGGCCAGCAGGAGACCTACCTCGACGTCTACGGCGTTGATGACGTCATAGACAAGGTCAAGAAGTGCTGGGCCTCACTCTGGACTGCCAGGGCTACCTTCTACAGGGCCAAGCAGGGCTTCGACCACAGCAAGGTCTACCTCTCAGCCGTCGTCCAGAAGATGGTCAACAGCGAGAAGAGCGGTGTTATGTTCACCGCCAACCCGGTCACCAACAACAGGAACGAGATCATGATCAACGCCAGCTGGGGCCTCGGTGAGGCCGTCGTCAGCGGCAGCGTCACCCCGGACGAGTACATCGTCGAGAAGGGCACCTGGAAGATCAAGGAGAAGTTCATCGCCAAGAAGGAAGTCATGGTCGTCAGGAACCCCGAGACCGGCAAGGGCACCGTCTACGTCAAGGTCGCCGACTACCTCGGTCCGGAGTGGGTTGAGAAGCAGGTTCTCACCGACGAGCAGATAATCGAGGTCGCCAAGATGGGTGCCAAGATCGAGGAGCACTACGGCTGGCCGCAGGACATCGAGTGGGCCTACGACAAGGACGACGGCAAGCTCTACATCGTCCAGAGCAGGCCGATCACCACCCTCAAGGAAGAGACCAAGGCCGAGGAGGTCGAGGGCACTGAGGAGGCCGAGGTCATCCTCAAGGGTCTCGGTGCCTCACCGGGCATCGGTGCCGGTAGGGTCGTCGTCATCTTCGACGCCAGCGAGATCGACAAGGTCAAGGAGGGCGACGTCCTCGTCACTACCATGACCAACCCGGACATGGTTCCGGCAATGAAGAGGGCCTCCGCTATCGTCACCGACGAGGGTGGAAGGACCAGCCACGCTGCCATCGTCAGCCGTGAGCTCGGTATTCCGGCCGTCGTCGGTACCAAGGAGGCCACCAAGAAGCTCAAGACTGGCGACTACGTCACCGTTGACGGTACCCGCGGTGTCGTCTACAAGGGCATAGTCAAGAGCCTCGTCGAGAAGAAGGAGGAGAAGGCCGCTGGAGCCGCTGGCGGTCAGGTCGTCGTTGCTGGAGCTCCGCTCATCACCGCGACCAAGGTCAAGGTCAACGTCTCAATGCCCGAGGTCGCCGAGAGGGCTGCCGCCACCGGCGCCGACGGTGTCGGTCTTCTCAGGGCTGAGCACATGATCCTCAGCATCGGCCAGCACCCGATCAAGTTCATCAAGGAGGGCAAGTTCGACGAGCTCGTTGAGAAGCTCGCCGACGGTATCAGGACCGTTGCCGCTGCCTTCTACCCGAGGCCGGTCTGGTACAGGACCCTCGACGCCCCGACCAACGAGTTCAAGGAGATGCCCGGTGGAGAGGACGAGCCGGACGAGAGGAACCCGATGCTCGGATGGCGCGGAATCAGGCGCGGTCTCGACCAGCCGGAGCTCCTCAAGGCCGAGTTCACCGCCATCAAGAAGGTCGTCGAGGAGGGCTACAACAACATCGGCGTCATGCTCCCGCTCGTCGGCCACCCAGAGCAGATCAGGAAGGCCAAGGAGATCGCCCGCTCAGTCGGCCTTGAGCCGCACAAGGACGTCGAGTGGGGCATCATGATCGAGGTTCCAGCAGCGGCCCTCATCATCGAGGACCTCATCAAGGAGGGCATCGACTTCGTCAGCTTCGGTACCAACGACCTCACTCAGTACACCCTCGCCATCGACAGGGACAACGACAGGATCGCCCACCTCTACGACGAGACCCACCCGGCCGTGCTCAAGCTCATCAAGCACGTAATTAAGGTCGCCAAGAAGCACGGCGTTGAAACCAGCATCTGCGGACAGGCCGGAAGTGACCCGAAGATGGCCAAGATCCTCGTCAGGCTCGGCATCGACAGCATCTCCGCTAACCCGGATGCCGTCGAGCTCATCAGGAAGACCGTTGCCCAGGAGGAGCAGAAGATCCTCCTCGAGGCCGCCAGGAAGAGGCTCTTCGAGGAAGAGGACGAGCTTGAGTTCTGA